The nucleotide window CCGGGCTTTGAAGGCAAGCGGAACGCAGGGTGTGGTGATGGCCGAACCTGCTGCCGGCTTATTGTCGAACGAAGATTGTCAGATGTATTCATCGGAGTATGTAAAACAGATTGTTGAGGCTGTGCAGGACGACAATTTTACTGTAATTTTGCACAACTGCGGCAACACGGGCCATTGCACGGAAGCGATGCTGGCAACCGGCGCACGGGCACTCCATTTTGGTAATAAAATCGACATGGTGCAGGCCTTGAACGATTGTCCTTCGGATGTGATCGTTATGGGAAATCTCGATCCGGTCGGCGTATTCAAAATGGGGACTCCCGATGAGGTGTATGTCCAAACCAAAGCTTTGCTCGAAAAGACGGCTAACTATGCCAATTTCGTCATTTCTTCGGGTTGCGACATTCCTCCGCATGCGTCTAATGCCAATATCGAAGCATTTTTCAGCGCGGTAAAAGATTATAATAACAACATGTAGTAGAGGCGCAAGGCCTTGCGCCTCTACTCGCGTTATGGTATCAATGCAACATACAGAATTTCAAACATACAGTTATACTTTTGAGGAAGTTGCCCCCACGGTAGTGGAAATTTGCGATTTCCTGAGGTTGGATCCTTCGGAAAAGGAGCATCCGGGAATTGTGTTTCTGGAAGAGATTTTACCGGAGTTGCAATCGAACAAATATATTCGGGGTGGGTATAAAATTCTGCCGGTTGATGAACTGAGTATTCCTGACGGGCAAATTGTTATTGCGGATACAAGCCTGAGGGTGGAGCGTCAGGTGGCCGGTTACCTCAAAGGATCGGAGTATGCGGCGCTGTTTCTCTGTACGGCAGGCGATCTCTTTTCGGAGTTGTCGACATACCTGAATGATCAGAACGATTTTCTGGAAGCGTATATCGTGGATACCATCGGATCACTCACGGTGGAAAAAACGATGGACAAGATTCAGGCTGCTTTGGAACTGAAAGCGGCAGCCCGTGGCCTTGAGATCAGCAATCGATACAGTCCGGGTTATTGCAACTGGCACCTCTCGTCGCAGAAAGCATTGTTCAGCCTTATTGGCGAGAACCCGAGCGGTATTTCGCTTACCGACTCCTGCCTGATGCAACCGATCAAGTCTGTAAGTGGCATTATCGGGATTGGCAAAACCGTGACCCGCAAAGAATACGGCTGTGTTGTTTGCCAAAATGAAAACTGTATTTACCGGAAGATAAAACAACAGATTTGAAAATTTGAAGATGTGGGAATTTGAAAATGAAATCTGAAGAACCACAAAGCAAGCCTAGTGTTTTTCTTTGCGAAAATCTTTGCGCTCTCTGCGGTAAAAACAGATTCAGATTTCAATTGTAAATGAATAAATTGTAAATTTAATATATGAAGTCCTTCTTTCTTGCCGGTTTTATGCTGGCATCGGTTTCGCTTTTTGCAACTAATATCTATGTCTCTCCTTCGGGCAATGATGCTGCCGATGCTTCCGTGTCTGCGCCCAAAGCCACGCTCTCAGCGGCTCTGCGCGATGCCCGCAACCTGCGTCGTTTGCAGAAAGTAGCCAAAGATGAGGCGATTCATATTATTCTCAAAGGAGGAACTTATTTTCAGTACGAACCTGTTTTCGTTCGTCCCGAAGACAACGGAACGGAGAGCAGTCCTACCATCATTGAAGCCGCTGCCGGCGAATTGCCGGTTTTAAGTGGCGGCATGAAAGTGACCGGCTGGCAGAAGCAGGGAAAATTCTGGGTGGCCGATGTTCCTGATTTTAATGGTATTCGTCTTAATTTCCGTCAGTTGTGGGTGAATGGTGCTAAAGCAGTTCGTGCCCGTGATGTGGCCGATTTCACCAAAATGAATACCATTTTGAAGAACGACAAAAAACATCAAACCCTGTGGGTACCGGCATCGGCAGTCAGAACAATTGCCAAAGCACCTCATGCCGAACTGGTCATCCATCAGATGTGGGGAGTGGCCAACCTGCGCATCAAATCGATCATTTTTCACGGAGATTCGGCCGGCGTGAAATTCCATAATCCTGAGTCGCGTATTCAGTTTGAGCATCCGTGGCCTTCGCCTACCGTTGGTAAACCGTTCAACAATTCGGCGTTTTACCTGACCAATGCCATTCAACTGCTCGATCAACCGGGTGAATGGTTTTACGATCAGGACAACGGAAAACTTTACTACATGCCCCGCCCGGGCGAAGATATGCGCAAGGCCGAAGCCATCGTGCCAGCTATCGAGACGTTGGTAAACGTGGAGGGAACCCTGGAGAAACCGGTGCAATATATCACTTTCAAGGGAATTGCTTTCAATCATACCACCTGGACGCGTCCTTCGGAGAAAGGGCATGTACCTTTGCAGGCCGGAATGTATCTGCTCGAAGGGTATAAGCTTCGTCCCGCGGGAGTGCCGGGAAACGAAAACAAAGGAATTGAAAATCAGGCCTGGGTAGGACGGCCTGTTGCCGCTGTTGCCCTGCTAAACACGAGCAAAATTAATTTTGAAGGTTGCCGTTTTGAACATTTGGGTTCGTGCGCTTTGGACGTAGTGAGAGGTTCACAGTCCACCACGGTTGAAGGGTGTCTCTTCCGCGATATTGCAGGAAACGGATTGCAAATAGGCTCTTTCTCCGAAGAGGCTCTGGAAAGTCATCTTCCGTACGACCCGGCCGATATCCGGGTGCTTTGTTCCGGTCAAAATATTAAAAACAACTACATAACCGATGTAACGAACGAAGATTGGGGGTGTGTGGGCATTGCTGCCGGTTTTGTGCGAAACATCAATATTGAACATAACGAAATCAATGAGGTGTCTTATTCCGGTATCAGCGTAGGATGGGGATGGACAAAGAGCGTGAATGCCATGCGCAACAACCGCATTTTTGCCAACTATATTCATCATTATGCCAAACATATGTACGATGTGGCGGGCATTTATACGCTGTCGGTACAGACAAAATCCACTATTTCGGAAAACGTGGTGGACAGCATCTATTCTCCGTCGTATGCGCATGATCCCAAGCACTGGTTCTACCTC belongs to Paludibacter jiangxiensis and includes:
- a CDS encoding vitamin B12 dependent-methionine synthase activation domain-containing protein, with product MQHTEFQTYSYTFEEVAPTVVEICDFLRLDPSEKEHPGIVFLEEILPELQSNKYIRGGYKILPVDELSIPDGQIVIADTSLRVERQVAGYLKGSEYAALFLCTAGDLFSELSTYLNDQNDFLEAYIVDTIGSLTVEKTMDKIQAALELKAAARGLEISNRYSPGYCNWHLSSQKALFSLIGENPSGISLTDSCLMQPIKSVSGIIGIGKTVTRKEYGCVVCQNENCIYRKIKQQI
- a CDS encoding right-handed parallel beta-helix repeat-containing protein; the protein is MKSFFLAGFMLASVSLFATNIYVSPSGNDAADASVSAPKATLSAALRDARNLRRLQKVAKDEAIHIILKGGTYFQYEPVFVRPEDNGTESSPTIIEAAAGELPVLSGGMKVTGWQKQGKFWVADVPDFNGIRLNFRQLWVNGAKAVRARDVADFTKMNTILKNDKKHQTLWVPASAVRTIAKAPHAELVIHQMWGVANLRIKSIIFHGDSAGVKFHNPESRIQFEHPWPSPTVGKPFNNSAFYLTNAIQLLDQPGEWFYDQDNGKLYYMPRPGEDMRKAEAIVPAIETLVNVEGTLEKPVQYITFKGIAFNHTTWTRPSEKGHVPLQAGMYLLEGYKLRPAGVPGNENKGIENQAWVGRPVAAVALLNTSKINFEGCRFEHLGSCALDVVRGSQSTTVEGCLFRDIAGNGLQIGSFSEEALESHLPYDPADIRVLCSGQNIKNNYITDVTNEDWGCVGIAAGFVRNINIEHNEINEVSYSGISVGWGWTKSVNAMRNNRIFANYIHHYAKHMYDVAGIYTLSVQTKSTISENVVDSIYSPSYAHDPKHWFYLYTDEGSSFITMKDNWTPSEKYLKNANGPGNTWENNGPQVSDSIKTRAGLEPKYLYLKKL